The sequence below is a genomic window from Acidobacteriota bacterium.
GCAAAACGTCACCGCCGTCGATTCCAGCGTCAAGCAGGTGGACACGAAAGTGGGTGAGTTGGACAAGCGCGTCGAAGAGCAGGCCAAGACCATCGAGGAACAGCGCAAGCTGTTGGAGCAGAGCATCCACAACATCAACGCCACACGGGAAATCCTGGATTCCACGAGGGAGTCGCTCTTCAATCTGAAGACCTCGCTGGATCGCGACTACTTCGTCTTCCAGTTGCACAAAAAGTCCGGCATCATCCGGGTCAAGGACGTGGGCCTGCGCCTCAAGAAGACCAGAAAGAAGGACCAGCGCTACGACACCGAGATCTTTTACGACGACAAGAAGATGTCCAAGGACAAGGTGGCCGCCAACGAGCCCATCTATTTCCTGAAGATGGGCTACAAGAAGCCGTATGAACTCGTGGTCACCCAGGTTCTGGACGACAAGGTCAACGGCTACCTGTCGGTTCCGAAGGTGGCCGAATAGTCATTGCTTGCCCTCGGCCGCCGGCCCGCGTCCGGCGGCCGTTTAATATCCAATGAAAAAATCTGTCTGGTGCATCGCCGCTGTCGGCTTCCTGCTGGCAGACATCATCTCGAAACTGGCCGCGGTGCGGCTGCTGGCGCCGCATGTGGAGCGGCATGTCATCCCGGGATTTTTCAGCCTGACCCTCACCACCAACCGCGGGATCGCGTTCAGCATGCTGGCCGACGTAGACAGCCCGGTCAAGACCGTTCTCCTCACCCTCACCGCCGTGCTGGCACTGGGCTACATCTGCTGGACCGTGGCCACGGAAACCTCCCTGCCATGGGCATACGGGCTTGCCCTGGCGATGATCGCCGGCGGCATCGTCGGCAACGCCGGCAACCGGCTGCTCACCGGTTCGGTGGTCGACTTCCTGGAGTTTCATGCCGGTGTCTACTACTGGCCGACGTTCAATCTCGCTGACACGTTCATCTGCGTGGGGGCCGTCGCCGTCCTCTGGACGATCCTCGTCCAC
It includes:
- the lspA gene encoding signal peptidase II — protein: MKKSVWCIAAVGFLLADIISKLAAVRLLAPHVERHVIPGFFSLTLTTNRGIAFSMLADVDSPVKTVLLTLTAVLALGYICWTVATETSLPWAYGLALAMIAGGIVGNAGNRLLTGSVVDFLEFHAGVYYWPTFNLADTFICVGAVAVLWTILVHARTRP